One Manihot esculenta cultivar AM560-2 chromosome 6, M.esculenta_v8, whole genome shotgun sequence DNA segment encodes these proteins:
- the LOC110618136 gene encoding protein kinase PINOID 2 — protein MPTLAPRYESDYDSSSSSVTIPGSSSSWMSNLSSLSVTSSLPESSSLSSTHKPHEANQAAWEAIKGLQIASGGVGLDHFRLLRRLGSGDLGNVYLCRIRNPVVGLPQCFYAMKVVDKEALAIRNKLQRAKMEKEILSMIDHPFLPTLYAEFEASHYSCLVMEYCPGGDLYAVRQRQPGRRFPILAAKFYAAETLLALEYLHMMGIVYRDLKPENVLVREDGHIMLSDFDLSLKCDVVPKLISSNKSNLGAIDHKPKTSTPSCATYMQPLRSCFSASNKKKQKASRVTTITERVDSDGGGGGGGGCYRIDQELDNPELVAEPINARSKSFVGTHEYLAPEVISGQGHGSAVDWWTLGVFLYEMLYGRTPFKGENNERTLINILKQPLSFPRTVISSSKELEERVKVEDLISKLLVKNPKKRIGSFKGSAEIKRHEFFKGVNWALIRSVKPPEVPRDSCKLTSRVLIPKLSKKEKEAPYQIPNHHRFDYF, from the exons ATGCCAACCTTAGCACCCAGATACGAATCTGACTACGATAGTAGCTCTTCCTCAGTAACCATACCTGGCTCTAGCAGCAGCTGGATGAGCAACCTCAGCTCTCTCTCCGTCACTTCTTCTTTACCTGAATCTTCATCACTCTCCTCTACCCACAAGCCACACGAGGCCAACCAAGCCGCATGGGAGGCCATCAAGGGGCTACAGATTGCCAGTGGAGGAGTTGGGCTAGACCACTTTCGTCTTCTTCGCCGGCTTGGCAGTGGCGACTTAGGAAATGTGTATCTTTGCCGGATAAGAAACCCTGTGGTGGGTTTGCCTCAGTGCTTTTATGCCATGAAAGTGGTTGATAAAGAGGCACTTGCTATAAGGAACAAGTTGCAGAGAGCGAAAATGGAGAAGGAGATTCTAAGCATGATTGATCACCCTTTTTTGCCTACTCTGTATGCAGAGTTCGAAGCTTCTCATTACTCATGCTTGGTCATGGAGTACTGCCCCGGCGGCGACTTGTACGCTGTCCGGCAACGCCAGCCCGGAAGACGCTTTCCCATTTTAGCTGCTAA GTTTTATGCTGCAGAGACCCTTTTAGCTCTGGAGTATCTCCACATGATGGGAATTGTTTACAGAGATCTTAAGCCAGAAAATGTGCTAGTAAGAGAAGATGGTCACATCATGCTTTCAGATTTCGATCTTTCTCTAAAATGCGACGTCGTTCCAAAGCTTATAAGTTCTAATAAATCCAACTTGGGAGCCATTGATCACAAACCCAAAACTTCAACACCATCTTGCGCCACATACATGCAGCCTCTGCggtcttgtttctcagcttccaaCAAGAAAAAGCAGAAAGCTTCTAGAGTCACAACAATAACAGAACGAGTAGATAGTGATGGTGGtggcggcggcggcggcggtTGTTATCGTATAGATCAAGAGCTTGATAATCCAGAATTGGTGGCCGAACCCATAAACGCTAGATCGAAGTCCTTTGTTGGGACCCACGAGTACTTGGCACCGGAGGTGATATCAGGGCAAGGCCATGGGAGTGCAGTGGATTGGTGGACTTTAGGGGTGTTTTTGTACGAGATGTTATATGGAAGAACACCTTTCAAAGGCGAAAACAACGAAAGGACCTTGATTAACATCCTTAAACAGCCCTTAAGCTTTCCAAGAACTGTGATTAGCAGCAGCAAAGAATTAGAAGAAAGGGTAAAAGTAGAAGATCTTATAAGCAAACTTCTAGTGAAGAATCCCAAGAAAAGAATTGGAAGCTTCAAGGGATCCGCTGAAATCAAGAGGCATGAATTCTTCAAAGGAGTGAACTGGGCTTTGATTAGGTCAGTCAAGCCTCCTGAGGTCCCAAGGGATTCTTGCAAGCTTACAAGTAGAGTTCTCATACCAAAGTTgagcaagaaagaaaaagaagcaccTTATCAGATCCCCAATCATCATCGGTTCGACTATTTCTAA
- the LOC110617099 gene encoding protein BUNDLE SHEATH DEFECTIVE 2, chloroplastic, which produces MIPKPLRPLATGAAIFLGTVAALNITSSIAIGTFRYATELKLKKDALPCGVCRGKGYYICKLCKGNATIKWSPLHDPIAMNPCLCPTCDGNRVQRCLNCLGKGYN; this is translated from the exons ATGATTCCAAAGCCGCTGCGCCCCCTGGCTACTGGAGCTGCTATTTTCTTGGGCACTGTGGCCGCTCTCAATATCACTTCCTCTATAGCTATCGGCACTTTTCGCTATGCCACTGAGCTCAAACTG AAAAAGGACGCATTGCCTTGTGGAGTATGCAGAGGTAAGGGGTATTATATATGCAAATTGTGCAAAGGCAATGCTACTATAAAGTGGTCGCCTTTACACGATCCCATTGCTATGAACCCTTGTCTTTGCCCTACTTGTGATGGTAACAG GGTTCAGCGCTGTCTAAACTGCCTGGGGAAGGGATACAATTGA
- the LOC110616482 gene encoding uncharacterized protein LOC110616482, translating into MPKDRRDRSVSFDRCKASPYTCSSSCSRQSSPKIHSETEENLKEWEEARCPVCMEHPHNAVLLICASHEKGCRPYMCDTSYRHSNCLDQFCKSFTEASLTAPQPEESGITTANLASVGSSEPMVNVEQSEEEPLSARTIPYEKEKQPILVCPLCRGQIKEWIAMEPARRFMNAKSRSCACESCDFSGTYSDLRKHARLEHPLVRPSQADPLRQRNWRMLERQRDLGDLISTLHSSFGEERDDDNIMPIDDGGWLTVFFLIRVFRPGSSTRSSSWSGSSRARGQLNFRRRSTRLWGETHDVETGSSSRDEENDSSDGGSALWRHSERIQRQTTPDHL; encoded by the coding sequence ATGCCAAAGGATAGAAGAGATCGCTCTGTATCTTTTGATAGGTGCAAGGCATCTCCATATACTTGCAGTTCCAGTTGTAGCAGGCAATCTTCACCCAAAATTCATTCGGAAACTGAGGAAAACTTAAAGGAATGGGAAGAGGCCAGATGCCCTGTTTGTATGGAACATCCTCATAATGCAGTTCTTCTCATATGTGCATCCCATGAGAAAGGCTGCCGTCCTTACATGTGCGATACAAGCTATCGCCACTCAAATTGTCTTGATCAGTTTTGCAAGTCTTTTACTGAGGCCTCATTAACAGCTCCACAACCAGAAGAAAGTGGGATCACAACTGCAAACTTAGCCTCGGTTGGGAGCTCAGAACCAATGGTTAATGTGGAGCAAAGTGAGGAAGAGCCCTTGTCTGCTAGAACCATTCCTTATGAGAAAGAAAAGCAGCCAATACTTGTGTGCCCCCTCTGTCGGGGGCAGATAAAAGAGTGGATTGCCATGGAGCCTGCTCGTCGTTTTATGAATGCAAAATCAAGAAGCTGTGCCTGTGAAAGCTGTGATTTTAGTGGCACCTATTCAGATCTCAGGAAACATGCGAGACTTGAACACCCCCTTGTTCGACCATCGCAAGCTGATCCACTGCGGCAACGAAATTGGAGGATGCTGGAACGCCAAAGGGACCTTGGGGACTTGATCAGCACGCTTCATTCTTCATTTGGCGAAGAGAGGGATGATGACAACATTATGCCTATTGATGATGGTGGTTGGCTCACTGTATTTTTTCTTATTAGAGTGTTTCGACCTGGGTCAAGTACGAGGAGTAGCAGCTGGTCTGGTAGCTCAAGGGCAAGAGGGCAGCTGAATTTTAGAAGGAGATCTACCAGGCTTTGGGGGGAGACCCATGATGTGGAAACTGGGTCTTCTTCCAGAGATGAGGAAAATGATTCTTCAGATGGTGGGTCAGCCCTTTGGAGGCACAGCGAGCGCATTCAACGACAGACAACACCTGACCATTTGTGA